GATATTTCCGAGGAGCATGAGCTATCCATTTTGCAAAGCCTGGTAGATAGAATTGAAGGTCTTCGCGACCTAGAAACGGAAATAAAACGCTGTATTGATGATAACGGTGAAGTAGTCGATAGCGCCAGTCTTGAATTGCGTCAGATTCGTCAGGAGATTAGAAGCTCTGAAGCACGGATTCGCGAAAAACTTGACCAAATGACTCGTTCCTCATCTACACAAAAAATGCTGATGGAAAACATTGTCACCATACGTGGAGATCGTTTTGTTATTCCAGTTAAACAGGAGTATCGTTCGCATTTTGGCGGTATTGTACACGATCAATCTGCATCAGGGGCTACATTATTCATTGAACCTGAAGTGATTGTGTCGATGAACAACAAGCTGCGCGAGGCTAGATTAAAAGAAGAACATGAAGTGGAACGCATTCTTTATACGTTAACCGTACTAGTAGCAGATCATGTGGAGATGTTATTGGAGAATCTTTCCGTGTTAGCTGAGCTTGATTTTATTTTTGCAAAGGCGCAGTTAGCATACAGCATGAAAGCCATTAGTCCAAAATTAAATGAAGAAGGCTATATTTTGCTTAAAAAGGGACGTCATCCGCTGATTGATCCAAAGGTAGTCGTTCCTCTAGATGTAGAATTGGGTAAAGGGTATACAGGTATTGTAGTCACAGGTCCCAATACTGGGGGTAAGACTGTATCCATCAAAACATTGGGCTTATTGTCCTTAATGACAATGGCAGGTCTTCATATACCAGCACAAGAAGAAACCGAGATGGCAGTCTTCTCATCTATTTTTGCAGACATAGGCGATGAGCAGTCCATTGAGCAGAGTTTATCTACATTTTCTAGTCATTTAACTAACATCATCCGCATATTAGATCAAATGGATGAAAAAAGCCTTGTGCTGTTTGACGAATTAGGAGCAGGAACAGACCCTACGGAGGGCGCAGCGCTTGCAATGTCCATTTTGGATCATGTGTTAGCCAAAGGGGCTAGGCTAGTAGCTACAACGCATTATAGTGAGTTAAAAGCCTATGCATATGATACTCCAGAGGTAGTGAATGCCAGTGTAGAGTTCGATGTACAGACGCTACGTCCAACCTACCGATTACTGGTTGGGGTTCCAGGGCGTTCGAATGCATTTGCGATTGCATCACGTCTTGGTCTAAATGAGCAAATCATCGATAAAGCTCGCCGCTCTGTGTCTAAAGAGGAAAATCAGGTTGAGAAAATGATTGCCTCTCTGGAATCTAATAAGAAAACGGCAGAAAAAGAACGTGAAGACGCTGAAAATATTCGCAAGCAAGCAGAAGAGTTACGTCAGCAATTAGAAGAGGAGCGTCGTCATTTCGCTGAGGCAAAAAATCGCTTGCTAGAAAAAGCGGAGGAAGAAGCGCGTGTCGCCGTGCAACTAGCCAGTGAGGAAGCGGAAGTAATTATTCGTGAGTTGCGTCAGATGCGCAAAGAAGGCGTTGATTTTAAAGAACACCGTCTCATTGATGCTAAAAAGCGGTTAGGAAATGCAGTGCTGGAGCTGGAAAAAGAAAAGGTGAAAAAACCAGCCAAAGCAGTTCGCGCCACTCAAATCAAGATTGGTGACGAGGTGATGGTAGATAGCTTTGGACAAAAGGGAACCGTTTTGGATAAGGTATCTAGCACTGAATATTTAGTTCAGCTTGGCATCATTAAAATGAAAGTCAAAAAAGATGATATGCATGTGGTGAAGGAATCAGTACAGCCGAAGAAACCGGTACAGTACACGACCATTAAGAGAGAAGCTAATAGCGTTAAATTAGATCTGGATCTACGCGGTTACAATGTAGAGGATAGTATTCAAGAAATAGATCGTTATCTGGATGATGCGGTATTGTCAGGTTTCCACAAGGTATCCATTATTCATGGGAATGGTACAGGAGTTTTGCGCAAAGGTGTTCATGAATTTTTGCGCCGTCATCGCAGTGTGAAATCGTTCCGCTTAGGTGGCCAAGGTGAAGGCGGCGTGGGCGCTACCATTGTAGAATTGAAATAGCGGGGAGGAGAGCCTTTTATGGCGATCTTATTTCAAAATACGTATCTGGCCACAGCTACCTATTTTGCTGTGACAGGTCTTGCAATGATCCTGTTTATCTCTATTTTTGAATTGGTTACAAAGTATCGGGTCTGGATCGAATTAAAAAAGGGAAATCTTGCTGTAGCCATGGCAACAGGTGGGAAGATATTTGGGATTGCCAATATTTTCAGGTTTTCCATTCAGCAGCATGAGAAGCTAGGGGCATCCCTTTTACATGCTAGCTACGGATTTTTATTGATGTTACTTGCCTACTTTATCTTTGAATTCATGACGCCAAGTCTAAAAATCGATCATGAAATCGAGCGAGATAACCGCGCAATCGGGCTGATTTCCATGTTTCTATCCATCGGTTTTTCATACATCATCGGAGCTAGCTTGGTGGTGTAGGTGTAATTCTTGCTGGTAAGACTTTACATGTAAGAATTCATGAAATTAATTCAAAGCGTGATCAGGACGGCAATTTTTGTGAATGGCTGTCCTTTTTACGTTAGGCAGGGTATAATATGGCTTTGAGAAGGGTAGAAAGAATCTCTCATAGTGAGGGGGCAGCAATTTGGATAAACTGTACAAAGCGTTGTTTATTTGCGGCCTTGTTTTTCTGGGGTTAGGAATTTACTATCTATCGTAGTTACTACATACGTAGCATATATACGTGGAGAAACAAAGGAAAGAGGAGATTATTATGACACATCCTATTCGTGTCGCGGTTGTAGGCCTTGGTTTTGTAGGTTTGCCACTTGCGCTAACCTACGCGATGAAAGGTGCAAAGGTAGTCGGAATCGATGTTTCCAAACAGCTTGTAAAGGAAACAAACGAAGGAAAATCTCACCATCTGGAAGCATATAAAGGCAAGACATTGCCAGAAATTTTACAAGAACAGGTGGAGGCAGGTCGTTTTCATGCCACCACTTCCTATGAGGAAGCACAACAACAGGTTGACCACTATATCGTAACAGTAGGTATCCCGGTTAAAAATGGCGACCCTGAGTTGCAATATTTAAAAAGTGCTGCTCTAACATTAGGAAGCCAACTCAAAAAGGGCGATCATGTCATGATTCGCAGTACTGTGATTCCTGGAACAACGGAAGAGGTTGTGAAGCCAATACTTGAAGAAGCAAGCGGCATGAAGGCAGGCGAGGAGTTCTATCTTAGCTATTGCTCTGAACGTATTGCAGAAGGACGGGCTTTTGAGGAGTTTATTCATATGCCTCTAGCATTAGGCGGTATTAATGAAGCGAGTGCTGCCAAAGGTAAAGAATTGCTTTCCTTTATTAGTGAGACAGAGATTACTATTACAGATATTCGTGTAGTAGAAGCTTCCAAGGTTATTGAGAACATTCAGCGTGACGTTAATATTGCGATGGTTCAAGAATTTGCAAGATTTGCGGAAGCAGCAGATATTGATGTTTTTGAATTAATTAAGGTTGCCAATACCCATACTCGCGTCAATTTATTAACGCCAGGTCCTGGTGTAGGTGGTTACTGTTTGCCGAATGCCCTTTATTATTTGGCTCCAAAAGCAAAGGAGCTGCATGTTGACCTACCGCTTTTGACTACTGCACGTAAAATTAACGATGGCATTCCTTCTGTGCTGGTTGACATGCTGGAGCAATCACTACAATCTGTTGGTAAACGTTTGGCTGACAGCAAGGTAGCTGTGTTTGGCTTAGCTATGAAGGATTTTTCCAATGATGATCGCATTAGTCCTGTGCACGATTTTATTGAGCTATTGCTAGCGAAAGGGGTAGAGGTTACCTCTTACGATCCTGCTGTCCATACGCCATATGCTCATAAAAAAGACAGCCTAGAAGGTGCTGTATCTGGAGCTGATGCTTTGGTGCTAGCCGCGATGCAGCAAGAGTTCACTGGGCTTGATTGGGCTGCGGTAACTGGAAAAATGGCGTCATCCCCTGTGGTCTTAGATTTAAAAAACCGAATTCCGCGTACGCTTGATGAGCAAGTGAAAGTGAAGCGAATTTAGAATGTAGATAAAGTTTTGCCAAGGAAAAGCATATAAAAAACGTCCTGTCCCAGTCATAGCTGATGAAGGGGGCAGGACGTTTTTGTATCTTTAGGAGCTAGGAGCAAAGAGCGATGTTAACAGAAAGGAACTGAACTAGCTAAGTTCATCATCGCACGCATGGTTTTATACATATCAGACTGATTTTTTGCGTAGTAGGTAACTTCCGTGGTGTTCGGAATGATTACTGTTTCTGGAACAATTGCGGCCATTTCAGCTTGGCCGTAATGAGAGAATTCTATTTTTAATTCAAGTGGCAGCTCTGTAGTAAGCGGGACTATTTCCTTACAACGCTGTAAAGCTAGGCTTGCTTGCTCTTGCAGAATTTCACGGCTTTCTTGTAGCGAAAGGCAGATTGCGGAAGTGCGAGATGTTGCATATTTAACGATAGCGGTCTGGATGTCAGGAATGAGCCCTAGAGCTTCCTCCGCGATGAGGTTGTCTCCAGATACCAGGCAGACTGGTACGCCGTATAAACCGGCATAGATGGCATTAAAGCCAAATTCGCCTACAACTTGACCGTTTATATACATGTTTTTAATTACGCGTGACATCGTATGGCTAAGAACCCCTGGAACGCCGTGACGGGTGTGGTAGCCAATTAAAAAAACGGCATCATAGGTTTCATCTAGGCCATGCATCATAGAGTGATCGCGTGGGGTTCCGCGTAGCAGGCGAGCTTGTGGATGCAAATCCTCC
The nucleotide sequence above comes from Brevibacillus laterosporus LMG 15441. Encoded proteins:
- a CDS encoding M55 family metallopeptidase, with product MKVFISCDMEGISGITDPTYINPETGSNYQRGRAYMTHDVNAVIEGAIAAGATEILVADSHENLNNIHLEDLHPQARLLRGTPRDHSMMHGLDETYDAVFLIGYHTRHGVPGVLSHTMSRVIKNMYINGQVVGEFGFNAIYAGLYGVPVCLVSGDNLIAEEALGLIPDIQTAIVKYATSRTSAICLSLQESREILQEQASLALQRCKEIVPLTTELPLELKIEFSHYGQAEMAAIVPETVIIPNTTEVTYYAKNQSDMYKTMRAMMNLASSVPFC
- a CDS encoding nucleotide sugar dehydrogenase; this encodes MTHPIRVAVVGLGFVGLPLALTYAMKGAKVVGIDVSKQLVKETNEGKSHHLEAYKGKTLPEILQEQVEAGRFHATTSYEEAQQQVDHYIVTVGIPVKNGDPELQYLKSAALTLGSQLKKGDHVMIRSTVIPGTTEEVVKPILEEASGMKAGEEFYLSYCSERIAEGRAFEEFIHMPLALGGINEASAAKGKELLSFISETEITITDIRVVEASKVIENIQRDVNIAMVQEFARFAEAADIDVFELIKVANTHTRVNLLTPGPGVGGYCLPNALYYLAPKAKELHVDLPLLTTARKINDGIPSVLVDMLEQSLQSVGKRLADSKVAVFGLAMKDFSNDDRISPVHDFIELLLAKGVEVTSYDPAVHTPYAHKKDSLEGAVSGADALVLAAMQQEFTGLDWAAVTGKMASSPVVLDLKNRIPRTLDEQVKVKRI
- a CDS encoding endonuclease MutS2; protein product: MERRILRTLEFNKIIAMLMEKTTSELGRELAESLEPFNHIDAVRHAQRQTEEASTVLRVKGSVPLGGIRNIRGPIQRARLNSILAPLELLDIATTLHAGRRLKQFITDISEEHELSILQSLVDRIEGLRDLETEIKRCIDDNGEVVDSASLELRQIRQEIRSSEARIREKLDQMTRSSSTQKMLMENIVTIRGDRFVIPVKQEYRSHFGGIVHDQSASGATLFIEPEVIVSMNNKLREARLKEEHEVERILYTLTVLVADHVEMLLENLSVLAELDFIFAKAQLAYSMKAISPKLNEEGYILLKKGRHPLIDPKVVVPLDVELGKGYTGIVVTGPNTGGKTVSIKTLGLLSLMTMAGLHIPAQEETEMAVFSSIFADIGDEQSIEQSLSTFSSHLTNIIRILDQMDEKSLVLFDELGAGTDPTEGAALAMSILDHVLAKGARLVATTHYSELKAYAYDTPEVVNASVEFDVQTLRPTYRLLVGVPGRSNAFAIASRLGLNEQIIDKARRSVSKEENQVEKMIASLESNKKTAEKEREDAENIRKQAEELRQQLEEERRHFAEAKNRLLEKAEEEARVAVQLASEEAEVIIRELRQMRKEGVDFKEHRLIDAKKRLGNAVLELEKEKVKKPAKAVRATQIKIGDEVMVDSFGQKGTVLDKVSSTEYLVQLGIIKMKVKKDDMHVVKESVQPKKPVQYTTIKREANSVKLDLDLRGYNVEDSIQEIDRYLDDAVLSGFHKVSIIHGNGTGVLRKGVHEFLRRHRSVKSFRLGGQGEGGVGATIVELK
- a CDS encoding DUF350 domain-containing protein is translated as MAILFQNTYLATATYFAVTGLAMILFISIFELVTKYRVWIELKKGNLAVAMATGGKIFGIANIFRFSIQQHEKLGASLLHASYGFLLMLLAYFIFEFMTPSLKIDHEIERDNRAIGLISMFLSIGFSYIIGASLVV